Part of the Mangifera indica cultivar Alphonso chromosome 4, CATAS_Mindica_2.1, whole genome shotgun sequence genome, tatcttatatcaaaatgcatctatctgttcttaacattccatttaaaaagtttttatattatctatactttgaaatagatattcaaattctatactttgaaatactttaaaatgtcaataatcaaaaatttcttcagaaatatagaaaatacgagtcaatatattagaaaactatgattttcaaaaaaatagaactgaaattcgaatcctgaaagttgaaataccctagaaagataacaataaaaaaagtcatcaaaaatctagaaaacacgagtcgatatatcctaaaatggtgaaattcgaaaaaacgaaactaaaattcgaattctaaaagttgaaataccctagaatggtaagaatcaaaaaatttttcgaaaatctgaaaaatatgagtcgatatatcctaaaacggtgaaattcaaaaaaatagaactgaaattcgaattctaaaagttgaaataccttagaatggcaagaatagaaaaattcttcagaaatctagaaaatacgagttgatatatcctaaaacagtaaaattcaaaaaaacagaactgaaattcgaattctaaaagttgaaataccctagaatggcaaaaataaaaaaattcttcggaatcTGACaaatatgagtcaatatatcctaaaacggtgaaattcaaaaaaacagaactgaaattcgaattctaaaaattgaaataccctagaatgtcaacaatcgaaaaattcttcagaaatctaaaaaatacgagtcgatatatcttaaaacggtgaaattcacaaaaacaaaactgaaattcgaattctaaaagttgaaataccctagaatggcaagaatcgaaaaattcttcgaaaatgtggaaaatacgagtcgatatatcctaaaacggtgaaattcaaaaaaatggaactgaaattcgaattctaaaagttgaaataccttagaatgacaagaattgaaaaattcttcgaaaaatctagaaaatacgagtcgatatatcgtaaaacgatgaaatttgaaaaaacggaattgaaattcgaattttaaaagttgaaatatcctagaatggcaagaatcgaaaaattcttcggaaatttgaaaaatacgagtcgatatagccTAAAACGAAAAAATtcgaaaaacggaactgaaattcgaattctaaaagttgaaataccttagaatgacaaaaatcaaaaaattcttcgaaaatctgaaaaatacaagtcgatatatcctaaaacgatgaaattcgaaaaaatggaactgaaattcgaattctaaaagttgaaataccatagaatgccaacaatcgaaaaattcttcagaaatctgaaaaatacgagtcgatatatcctaaaacggtgaaattcgaaaaaacctaaaatttcatttataatgctcctacaatgtttaatatcaaaatgccctcaaattttaataacatttcatttgaaccctcaattatctctttctttatttaatacccttgtatgttgtcttgtatcaaagcaatatctatctattcttaacatgttatataaatcctttatatattgtataatatcaaaaaaaccccatatttatctaaaattgcatttaaccctcatatttgtctaacattgcatttaacccttatattatgacatataaactagacttaacaaataaaattaagttttagggtaagattgatataaataccttttttcgatgaatagtttttttttagtcgaattcagaaatatgaacttcttccatctgaacgaatccctactaattgatcttgaataaaaataagagtgagagtgagtgtttaagtgatatgagaagtgtgtgtaataaaagtgagtgaggagggtttatatagatgaggggaagggtaattttgacattttagaaaaagttatgaaataaagaaatatcaaaatgcccttacaatgtttaatatcaaaataccccctaattttaataaaatttcatttaacccctcatagtgagtgaggagagtttatataaatgaggggaagggtaattttggtatttttgaaaaagtcatggtgtttaatatcaaaatacccctctaattttaataaaatttcatttaacccctcataatgagtgaggagggtttatataaatgaggggaaggataattttgatattttggaaaaagtcatgggcatttttgttaggaatagtgaatttgggcatttttgcttgaaaatagtgattttgggcatttttgcttagtgggagggtattttgggcattttttataatttccctttatataaactaaatatttaCAAAAGCTCAATCATGACTTTGATAACCATAAAGAATCCAGCACTTTTTAGGGTATTAAAAACGTTTCCTATGTTCTCAAATCATATATGGCTGAAGATATGAGACTGTATCCCCCCTAAACATGCCACAGAAAGAGTAAACAAATTTGGCCGAATAATTAGTTAAGTTTATCAGTAACTATGaaatgtttaattattaaaataataatacaaatgaTAATAAGTAACACTAGAATTTTAAGAAACAGTAGAATTCACATCTATTCTTGATCATACAAGGTTAAAAAACCTTAATAATCATTGAATGTACAAAAGATGTGGTGAGATAGATATGGAGAATGATGCAAGAGCATGTTGCCTTTGTCTGGTTACAGTCACAGGTGGTGCAAATGAATGGACATTCGACGAATTCTTGGCtcattataattattgtttCGACTTGTAAAATGTGCATCACCTGCGCTGCAACTCTAATATCCTTCTCATTGTTGCAACCCAACGAAATACCTGGACGTCTAGTCTTCGGTAACTGAGCAGCATTAATATTCCTATTTGGAAATGTTTTTACAGGACTTGTTGCACTTACTGCGGCTCTTGTATCTTCACATTCTGACATTACTCAGAAATCTGCTGCACTGGCAGTGACTGCACTCCATTCTATGCTGGCCTCTCTTGGAGCATAAGCAATTGGAGTGACGCAACTGGATGCAGCATCTGAATCTTGCCTCGCAAGAAAAGGGTTACCTTTGCCTTTCCCTTTGAGGCTTTCTATTTCAAACAAATCTGAACTTGCATCACTCTCGATTTCAAAGTAGTTATCAGCATGACTTGttgctgaaaattttatttcctcTTGTCTTGGAGTGGCCCCCAACTCGACACCTAAacacttgtttttcttttcaatcaCCTTTATTGACTTCCTTggcttttcttcttcaacttcttgAGAATGCATTTTAATGGTCTCAGGACTGGTACTTGGAAAACTAAAACAGTAGTTTTCTTTTACTGCAGGAGTGTTTATTGTTTTGGCTTGAACTGTACCATTTTCAGCGTTTGTTTCGAGCTCTATATCAACAACCCATTCGCCTGTTACGCCCAATTTATAGGCTCAAATAAAGACCgtttcaatgtgtattacacagtttttgttttaccaGTTTaacattttcagatttttataaattttggtcTTTCTTATGACTGGATTAGACTTTATTAAGCCCAATTGTCATGTTacattttaattagagttttagGTAGTTAATTAGACAATGTGCTTGAGAAGTTTGGAAGTTCATTGAGTCATAGGTAGCTTTAGAGTTAAGTTGAcactatataaactaaattttttatcatgaaTGAAAACTTTTGGCCGACTTTTTGCATGGTTTTGCCTACTGTGAATTACCAACCTTCTGAACTTATCAAGATTTATCTTGTGACATTCACCATTATAATACTAAGGTTCGTTCAATTTCATATCGATTTGGGTTAAGGTTTGTGTTGGCAAAATtgattcaatcctgggaaaaatatcttcttgaatgTTGGGTCTTGCGTCATATTGTCAAGGTTCGCATTACAGTGACTTCAACTCTTGGATGATCTTTGACAGACAGGTAGTTTCTTGCACCAACTTTGACAATTCTCGGGCGGTGATCTATTGCTCCGTTGAAGTATTTCTCAGCACTAAATACTCCAATCTCTCCATcttcttgtctctttctttttgAGCAAACATTCTCGTCTTGGCTACCCGTTATAGGACTCGACGCCGCAAGTTTGCGTACAAAAGTCTTTTCACCGCTGTTCAGGTAGGAAGAACATGAGGCACCGCGAAGCTTGTTATTATTACTTCCATGGGGCAGTGTGTGTGAAAGGTTAGTCTTACAGTTCGATGTTTTGGTGATCATAGCCATGAGTTATTTCAGAAATTAATATTGCTGCACAGAAACAAAAAGCAGTCTACCAAAAACAATAAactctaaaaaagaaaaatttccGAAAGCGTTAGGCTTTAAAAAAATGCATGCTAGTTTCTTTCAGGGACAACCTCCAGCTGAAATAAAGAAACTTAACATGAAGAATCTTCAAGTAATCTATCTGGGAAAGAAGAAACGGATTGAAGTTGGGAACTGAGGGTGTTTAGTGAGAAAACACTTGTATAAGTAGACTTGTGATATATGCAATGCGAGATGTAGTAGGCCCTTATTTTTGTGGCGTAATTGCATCCCAGTAAATGTCATAACACCAGTAATGCTTAAAGTTTCTTGACATTATCAGCCAGCAGCCCCTGTATCGATCAGATTGAATTAGCCCAACTGTAGGCGttgtaatttatttgatatcttTTTGCTAAAAAATTCAGATAcattaacacaaattatcaacaGATTGGTGACTATCCAACAAAATAGTGAGGATGATTATCTAATCTTGATCAGAGGATCCTAGATACCATGTCAACTCGTTGGTTATACAAGTGTGTATCTTTCAATGGTCCTATCATATATTacatatcaataattttttttgtttcttcaagAATTGTAAAGACCAGTGACTATAATctgtatgtattttttttatattccaaAAATCCTCCAAACAAGAAATTGAAGCCAAACCTTGTGGAAGTAAGCCATAGATCTGACCATCCCACCAATCCCTGGTGagttttaacaataatttgtaTTGAGTTATTGTGATAGTGAAGATTTCATCAAATTCCAGCAGTCATCTCTTCATTAACAATGTGATAGTGTTGTTATAGCAAGTTGCAGATGACTTGTCAAAATGATTAAGCATCATATATGTCAGCGGCATATTAGCCATGAAATGACCGTAACCAAACTGCAGTAGCATGTTTTGCCTGGCTAGTTTGGCAAGAGATAATGCATTATCTAATTGGATGTGTAAGCCAGCTGGGTTTGTATTTCATTTTAACCAAATGAGAAGATATAAGGCAAGAAATGGAACACGTATATATTCGTACCCATACTGCAGTATCTAGCCGACAGATACCATTCAAGAATACATTCGTACCCCTGTGGGGCTTCAAAGTGGTAGGACATTAGCTGGGTTTTGTAAACTGAGTTTAATACTTGGCCGCCCGATCGTAGTGGAGTGTTGAACTCAGTGGGCTCATTAACACCCGCAAACCCCCTCTCAGTTGGACAACCACATTGTTTTTCTCGCTATATGcctacttattaatttttaacctTTGGATGGAGTAATTATACCTCCACTACTTTAGGTCCTTTGACTAGCCACCACTGCCACTCCAAACACATGCCAACTTTCCAACGAGCACCACCGACAGTTGATCCTAATCAGGGTCAAGTCACCTCATATAATAAGGTTTTAGTTTCGGTTTGATGCTAATCACCTAATCTTGACAACCCATGCCACCCACCGCAACAGAACACCGAAGCAGCTACACCGCAACCAACATTCCATTAGcagtaagaatttttttattttttcttatacaagaaattaatattttaagtgaaTTATTAGTATCTGGTGGCCATGTAGTTATACTCATTGTATCACACAATCATCCTTACAATTTCCTTTCAAATGCTTTATTATTTGCTTAAAACTGCTTCAAAGGACCGCTTTACAGAGAGTGACAAGACTTTAATTGAGATATTCCATAGAAGGAACTAATGATCCTAATTCAAcaagaaaactattatttatatgCTTTACCATGTCTTAAATGCGAAGGTAATTGTAATACTTCAAGTAATGTATAAAAGAAACTTTTTGATGTTATTCTGATTCATAGATCTTTGGGGCAAGGCAAGGCCATCAGAATGGCACAACCCAAGTAGACAAATACCATGGAAGTggaaaaataacaaagaaataaGATTGATTACGTGCCTATcttgatattaaattttaggatttCAATAATCCGATAAAAGACACAATCTGTACATCATTCACAGACCAAAAATGAATGATACCATAATCCTTACACAATTCTTTAGCCCTGTAAGTTTATAAATTACTACAAAAAAACACGggccaaataaatatatagtcaaAAACATTCACCGTGTCATACTCTGTCTTTCCTATGCTTCAGTACTTGTTGTGCAGCAAAATCTCTCTGgctgaaataaaattaattcatgagGGCACCAGCAAACACAGAGCACTGCTGGCTTAGAGCCATTCCGTCATATTAAACCTTCCCATATTCCATTCACTCTATGGCTGTTGAATTGTCACCAGCAACCCAATGGGGCACTAAACAGAATATTTGGGAATAGGCTTCTGCCTGAGGGGAGGTTCCAGACACCTTGAATTGCTGGAGTTATCCTACATTTCTATTGTTTTGTTCTGATTTCATAATTTCTGGTTGTACCAGAGTGGGTACATGTGTGTAGTTCtaccaagtttttttttaataacgaGAAATCTAATAACCGGCTCTGCAACCATACCAAGTAAATAATCAGAATTATGTCATGTTAGACACTCATGGTTTAATTGTTTGCTGGGTTTGGTTGAAATTTGCAGGTGGATCTCCATCACAACCACATTTGACAAAAGAAATACTTACCTGTACAAACTGAAGATCCCATTGGCATGAAGGTCATATGTCCTTGGTTAAGTAGAGAAGAATTCACGCTTGAACACAGTGATGGAAAGAAATTACAATTACtactaaattaatattgaaagatcaaaagtcaaaaaaagaattgaacaGAATAATTGAAACCAACTCTAGACAAGCACACAATGTGCATGTAATGTtggtttaaaattcaaaacaagaTAGGGCTAACTTTATGGAAAGTTACTAAAGTATACTAGCAAAACTTTCATTACGCAATTACAGAAATCAAGTTAATAAATATAggagatttttaaaatctagaagCTTCACAACTAACACACTGGCTTTACATTTACCAACACATGTCTCTGCAAGCAAGAGGGCATCTTCGATAGGAAACTTGTATTGttaataacttttcaaactatACACTAGGGGAAAAAGGCTATCTCTGAAGGTTCCagaaattaccaaaatattcaaacaaaaggACTAAAACACCGGGGCAAAGTCATAATTTGAATGCAAAATACTATGCTTCATACTGCCCATCACAATAAGATAAAGAGAACAAACATTCACAAATTTATACTAGTCATGATGGATGCCAACTAGTCCTCGCTCATAAATGACACCCAACATATTTTTCCCAGCTATAGTGGGCACAACATTCATAACCCACAGTTTCGGAGTTTGAAGTGCTGCGGTGAATCCCCCAAACCTAGCATTCATGATGCTGGACAATAGTTGATGGGGTTGTGATATTATTCACAAGGACGCGTAAAGTTAATATCATTCAACAGACACAAAGGGATATTAAGAATTCTTACAAGCTTTGTAAAGGAATTCTTAAGAAAAcacaaataagaaattttattaataacttgaattgaatgTTTTGAATGATAAAACTCATGTCTTTATATAAGTTTATGTCTCCTAACCAGACTAGAAGAATATAAAACATCAGAAAAACTActttaattaaacttttctaAATAATAACTTCCAAAAACTTATATTTCCTAAATCAAAATAGGACACTCGCTAATAGGACTCTTAACTTATttagaaaaactaatattaataaaattctattaattaaataatatttaaattcattatttcacATGCATAAGGCTTCCTTCATGGCTTCATGTCATCATGCACGTCCATGTCATCACACCACATCTCTAAATAAGTTGTCACATCATGTGTCACGGCATCGTGGGTGCCATATTATCAACTttcttttagataatttttttttgcatttttaatgttttccaTTCTATCACCTTATTTCTTTGGTCCTCCATTTATTCATATCCATAATGTTGCGATACCATCCCaagtagggatggcaacggggaggggcggggaggggatctcaatccccgtccccatccCCGTCCCTGCTACGGGGATAAAAAcgaatccccgtcccctccccgcaaagaaaaatcccctccccatcccctccccgtccctgcgggaaaaatcccctccccgtacccgtaaaaaaaaaaatttcttttatacattctaaatacaatataaatatattaaataacaaaattaagcaaaattaaaattaacctactatttcaaatatcataaatataatatattaactactttaatatgcacaacaaaaatctaaataaatttgaaaaatataaataatttaaaattataaaaatacattagtattttaaataaatatgttaatataaaggggcggggaggggaagggtcggggcggggaggggacacatgtatccccatcccaaGTCAATAAGcttgttgattttcttatatgAATTTACGTGCTTCTCCCATTTAGAATTGTCCTCTTGGTATGACTCAGCAGAAACTCCAGGAACAGATCCACTAGCAATTCTAGGAGGACTAGCATAAAGCCTCTCTGGAAATGGCTTTAGTTCCCCATCAGCTACATCAGGATATGGAGTTATGCAAGTGTCCATTTTCTTATACCTAGAAACAAACATAAGAAggatatcaataaataaatatataaactatccTATTCTTAAATGAGACTAATTTCAGTAAAACAAAATTTGGATTGCATGTTTAGCTGATcacatatttttactaaaaactAATTAACTTTATAAATTAACATGCACTGTTCCAATAATGTTTACCATACACACTTGTTGCCATTTAATATTGAGAATAGACACTAATAAAAATCAGGTCAAATCTGTCTTCATTAACTTATGTAACTGGATATCTTAGATAAAACCTTTTAACCAGCAAaccattttaataatatgaaattttaagtgcAGCGCCATACCAGTCATCATCTGCATCTGAAGATTTACAAAATGTAACTTCAGAATCATCTTGTCCACCATGACATGATTCACCTTTTACGTTTTTCTACCAAATGGCAATTTCATCCTTCTCTGATATCTTCTTCCGGCAAAAAGGTTTAGCCATCTGCTCAATCTTTTCTTGTTCTTGCTGAAGATCCTCCTTGGAACGCTGCCATGCTTTGTAACTGACCTTCCAATTTATTGGAGGACATGAAAGAATCCAATAACCACCAGGTCTAAGAACGCGGTCCACTTCCATCATATATCTTCCACCTGCAAATAGAAAATTACAAGATCCAATCACCTTCACTTGCTGCTATCACAACTTATAGTAATAAAAGAATGcagaaaaacaaatatgaaattacaTGAGAAAGAATAATTACTTACTCCACACacactaaaaataattatatttaacaatgaTACTTACCATTTCCTCCCCATGGAATCAAACATCGAGAACAATGAGCCATGTCAAAGGCTCTTGAGGAATATGGAGTCTTCATGGTACCAAGAATGCCTATAACAGCAGGTACACCCCTTTCAAGAGCAAATTGGACCTGAGCTTCATTTGAATCTCTTGGAGCAAATGACATGGCAATAACATTTCTACTCCAAAGGCATGTGTCACGTTCAAAAGAAGAATGAAAGGCCAGAAGACAAATTGAAGGTTTGTTAATAGCGGGGATCAAGAGATGCGGACAAGTGGAAGACcaattttatttctcttttatatttagctgcatttttatttctttataatgAAATAGCTTTTCCGTTATAACTAATGCCACCGGTTATGTGATAGTGGCAACAACccattattatataaacaaatacatGAAAAGAGAATGGGAGCATATACAATTAAGTAACTCTTTA contains:
- the LOC123213688 gene encoding LOW QUALITY PROTEIN: protein PHYTOCHROME KINASE SUBSTRATE 2-like (The sequence of the model RefSeq protein was modified relative to this genomic sequence to represent the inferred CDS: deleted 2 bases in 1 codon; substituted 1 base at 1 genomic stop codon); protein product: MAMITKTSNCKTNLSHTLPHGSNNNKLRGASCSSYLNSGEKTFVRKLAASSPITGSQDENVCSKRKRQEDGEIGVFSAEKYFNGAIDHRPRIVKVGARNYLSVKDHPRVEVTKVGEWVVDIELETNAENGTVQAKTINTPAVKENYCFSFPSTSPETIKMHSQEVEEEKPRKSIKVIEKKNKCLGVELGATPRQEEIKFSATSHADNYFEIESDASSDLFEIESLKGKGKGNPFLARQDSDAASSCVTPIAYAPREASIEWSAVTASAADFXVMSECEDTRAAVSATSPVKTFPNRNINAAQLPKTRRPGISLGCNNEKDIRVAAQDAHFTSRNNNYNEPRIRRMSIHLHHL